Part of the Gemmatimonadota bacterium genome, CTGCGCCCGTTTTGAAACACATAGCCCATCGGCGGATAGAGCGGTTCGTTGTTGCTGTGGAGCGAGTGTCCGCTGCCGCCCAGGACCGAGCAAAATGCCGTGGCGCCTCCGCACCGCCCTCCGCTGGTGCCCATCCAGTTCAAGCGGTGTTCGACTACTGGATGGGCAATCATCCGTCGGAATGGGTCGCTATACGGTTCTGGCAATTCGAGCAATCCAGAGAGGAGCGGTCGCCCCGTGCCAGCCAGGCTTTTCGATCCCCGTGCGAGTTCTTCGCCGACTACAATGCGATCTTCAAATTTGTCGATGGTCTCGTTGGCTGCTGCCAGCCATTCTTCGTCCATTACCCCGCGAAGTACCAGGTATCCGTTCAAGTCCCAGAAATAAAATTCTTTGTAATCAATTCCCGAGTCCGGGTCCAGTTTGTAAATTGAGGGATGAAAGACCTCGCGCGATTCGTCCATCTTTACTGTTTTTCCATCTGTCACAATGGTCGGCGCAGGTGTCGTGGATTTGTAACCGGGCTTGTAAAGCGATGCGCGCTGTTCCTCACTTAAAGCGTCGTGCCATTCTGGATGTGGCTCTTCCTCAGTCATTGGGCCTGTTCCGGCAGATCGGATCACGCCTCTGCCCACGTATTCATAAGATAGCAGTCGCTGCTGTCCGTCTCCCTGCCACGGGCGCATTCCCTGTAATGCGGATAGTGCTACTATCAGGAGATCTCCTGCCTTTAGCACGGGCTGGTATGTCAGGCCCATGTCGTCTTCGCCCGTGGTTATGTCTTCTGGCGATGCCACATTGCTTTTGTGCGAGCAGGGGAGCAGTACGAAGCCGCCATCTCCTTCGTTTACGTCTTCCAGTGCCCAGATTACGCGCACGCCTTCGCAATAGCGCCGACCGTTCTGGTGGTAATACGCAATGCCCGGCATTCTCGGTTCGTTGCCGCCTGTTAGTGGTGCTGTGGTATCGCTGGTCTCATCGCACAAGATTTCAGGCTCGCGGTCCAGGCGGAAGCCGATTCCTACAATTTGATTGAGATACCACACGAGGTGCGGATGGATGAGCAGTTCCCGGAATGGTTCTTTCAATTCGCCTTCCCATCCCAGCATGCCCGATAGTTGACCGGTTTTGTCAATGGTCTGGTTCAGTTGCACGACTTCGCCGCGGTTCAATACGCCCGGCACATGGAGATAGCCAGCTATATCAAAACAGTAATTTTCTTCGTTGCTCATGAGTTCCTGATCCATTTCAAACCTCCGTCAGGTTGGAATGCCTGTTGACGAAACAGAGTATCAGTCATTAATTAGTCTAAAACATGTGTTAAATTATATTAAAAAACAAGAGAAATACCGTCTAATCGGGCACTTCTACGACGTAAATCTGGCTGCTACCGGTTTGATCCGATGTGTAGATGACCCGTTTTCCATCTGGGCTGAACGATGGATGCGGATGAGACCACTGGGGTCCATAGGTATCGGCCTGGACTTTGTCGTCGTCCTCGGGCACTGTTTCGGCCCATTGCGTTCCCCCATTGGAACTACGGGGATAACACAGGGTTTTGTGTTCACCTGTTTCTGGATCGATCAGTTGCAGCCCGATGTCTGGACATGTGGTGTCGCATACAATGCGCGATCCATCTGGGCTGGGCGATGGATGCCAGGTGTTGAATTCGGCGATTTTTCGATCTTTGTCTTCGCCCACCCGAATGCCCCGCAACGCGTAGGGCCAGTGTACGAAGATGACTTCGTCGGTGTGTCCCAGAAATGTTTCGTGGGTAATCCACACGGTTTTGTCGTGTTTGAATAGCGGGCGTTCGTTGCTCCCATCAATTCGCACTTCCCACATTCGCTGATTGATATCGCTGGAATACAGGATGAGGTCTGAATCAGTCGGGCAGACCTGCACATGGCCCACAGCGCGAGGGGGTTCGCGGACGATCCGGTGTCCCGATCCGTCTGTGTTCACCGCTACGACTGCCGAATGCCCGTTGTGTTGCAAGGGGGTCACCAGCCGTTCTCCGTCTGCCGAGAGGCTGCATCCACCCACGCGGCCTTCGCCAAAATCGGCCAGGATGGATTCTTCCAGTGTCTCGATATTCACGGCGCGAACCTGTCCACCTGTGTTGTAAAATACCCGGTGTCCGTCTTTGGCAGGACAGGCGGAAAATCCACCGAATCCCTCCATGTCGGTCAATTGCGTCATTTCTCCGCTGTTCTCATCCATTTTGAAGAGGTTGGGGTGTCCAGAGCGGTATGAGGTGAATACAATGGTTTTTCCATCCGGCATCCAGGATGGATTTGAAAAGTACAGGTTGTGACTGACTGCGGGATGGTCCGTCATTTGCCGGATCGCCGCGCCTGTTTTTTTGTCTTTTAATGCTTTTGCTTCCGAAGAATACGTCTGTCCTTTTGCCATGTCTGATGCCTCCATTGGTCATCGCTTTGGAAAGAACACATCCACACACGCTTCCACATCAAATGGGTCACATCCATATTCCCGTTTAAATTTTTCGAGGTGTTCTATTTCGTGTATTGTCGGTTTTTTTAATGGCAGATCGACCGGTTTTCGCCCTATGCGTCCGGATTCTTCTACTGCGACCTGGACTTCGATGTCCCGTCGCGCTCTTTGCGCGTCATAGCGCGTGGGCAGGTTTTCCCGAACTGCCTGGGCAATGCTGTCCATTTCTTCTACAATCGCCAGTCTTCCCGGCGATGTTTTGTATTGGGGCCATGGATTTTCCCACGTCAGTGGGGGATCGGTTTCGATTACCATTCGTTCCAGTACTTGTACCCCATCTTTTTCACGGGTTTCTGTGTGGATGGGGTAGGCGGTGGCTCGTCCTCCGCTCAATCGCTGTGCTTGTGTGGTTATATGTATTTCATTTTCTACAATGGTTCCAGTTGTGCCGTCCACCTGGAATAATGTCTGGCTTTTTCGCCCGAGCGCCCGACCGTGATACATCGAGGAGTAGGACATTATCGCCAGTGCGCCGTTCTCAAACTCGACGAGGTCCATTGTCCAGTGTTCGGTGGTGAATTGCCGAATTTCGCTTACATTCACGCGTGGAATTGGCGAATCCATCACCAATCCCGTTACTCGAATGGGCGCCGCATCGCCTACCATCATCCGCACGCTGCTGACGATGTGATAGCCGCCGGTTTGAAATAGGGCAAAAACCCGAAGTACGTCTCCAATGGCTCCGGCGTCGATGGCTTGTCGTTTGATCAGGTGAAGAGGGTCCCGGCAGTATTGCTCTGCTATTTCGAGTTTTACGCCGTTGCGTGCCACCGCGTTGATCAATACGTCTGCGGTTTGCAGGGTGGGTGAAATGGGGGTTTCTACGATCAGGTTTACGCCGTGTTCAGCCAGATATGCACCGATGGCGTGGTGTGAGTCGGCGGGTGTGCTTATTGCCGCGATGTCCAATTTTTCATGTGCGACCAGGTCCTGTAACCGAGAATAGGCGGGTACGCCGTGTTCAGCGCCTATTTTTCGCGCTTTTTCCCCATCTACATCGCATATCGCCGCCAGTTCGAATACATCCGACATCAACAAGATTGCGGGGAGTCGCACCCCCAGCCCACGGCCACCGCAGCCCACGAGGGCGATTCTCAATTTTTCTTTTGCGGCCATGGCGGTCCTTTCTCATCGGATTGAAGGGTTTGTGTAAATGGACCTACGGCGGTAGTCGCGGTGGTATTGGTTGAATAATTTTTCTCTGTTCGGGGGTCAATCGCGCCAATAATCCGTCCGATGGGACGTAGTGAAACCGCGTGCGGATGAATCTCGGGGAATATCGATAGACCACGGTGCGGCGATACCCTTTGTTCATACGTTCGGCTGATCCATGTGCGACCGAATCTGTGAAAAATAACGCGTCGCCCGCTTTCATGTACATTTCTTTCATACCTACAGCAGTTCCAGCGGGTTCTGTGCCAGAACTCACCACGCCCTTGTCATCGACAAGCAATTTGGGATGTATTTCTGTGCTTTTATGGCTGCCGGGTACGAGGACTGTTGGTCCATCTCCCGGTTCTATATCTGTCAATGCAATCAGCACGTTGATCTGACCCACCATCCACGCGCCTGTGTTGTGTTGCCGAAAGGTGAAATAGCACCGGGGCGCATGACCGCCACTGTGGATATAGATAAATCCGCCGGGTCCGCGTACGGTTAAAAAATTTTCGTGGATCGAGATGCCGTTTACGTCGTCGTTGATGTAGCGTTTGGCCAGGTCAATCCAGGATGGATGATCGATTAACCGCTCGAATACCGCACCGGCTTCGATGATGTTCTGAAAGTTCAATCCGTCTTTTTCGCGGTAGGTATGCGTTTCCACATGGCCGATCCACGCACCCGTATCATCACCCGCACCCCGACGCCTTTTGCCATGTACATATTCCCAATGGTCATCTACCC contains:
- a CDS encoding oligogalacturonate lyase family protein codes for the protein MAKGQTYSSEAKALKDKKTGAAIRQMTDHPAVSHNLYFSNPSWMPDGKTIVFTSYRSGHPNLFKMDENSGEMTQLTDMEGFGGFSACPAKDGHRVFYNTGGQVRAVNIETLEESILADFGEGRVGGCSLSADGERLVTPLQHNGHSAVVAVNTDGSGHRIVREPPRAVGHVQVCPTDSDLILYSSDINQRMWEVRIDGSNERPLFKHDKTVWITHETFLGHTDEVIFVHWPYALRGIRVGEDKDRKIAEFNTWHPSPSPDGSRIVCDTTCPDIGLQLIDPETGEHKTLCYPRSSNGGTQWAETVPEDDDKVQADTYGPQWSHPHPSFSPDGKRVIYTSDQTGSSQIYVVEVPD
- a CDS encoding phytanoyl-CoA dioxygenase family protein, with the protein product MDQELMSNEENYCFDIAGYLHVPGVLNRGEVVQLNQTIDKTGQLSGMLGWEGELKEPFRELLIHPHLVWYLNQIVGIGFRLDREPEILCDETSDTTAPLTGGNEPRMPGIAYYHQNGRRYCEGVRVIWALEDVNEGDGGFVLLPCSHKSNVASPEDITTGEDDMGLTYQPVLKAGDLLIVALSALQGMRPWQGDGQQRLLSYEYVGRGVIRSAGTGPMTEEEPHPEWHDALSEEQRASLYKPGYKSTTPAPTIVTDGKTVKMDESREVFHPSIYKLDPDSGIDYKEFYFWDLNGYLVLRGVMDEEWLAAANETIDKFEDRIVVGEELARGSKSLAGTGRPLLSGLLELPEPYSDPFRRMIAHPVVEHRLNWMGTSGGRCGGATAFCSVLGGSGHSLHSNNEPLYPPMGYVFQNGRSYDQAVTVAWQLRDVEPGLGGFACVPGSHKAFYPMPPGIRTCDDDMGLVVQPVMKAGDVLFFGDGATTHGALAWKNPISRRGILIKYTSRNFHRSGGDMVHPESRWGGLIAGMSDAQLAVMRGPDRDVGTNNVPRLQVENGQVAVSYERGSALYSKEAPTGPLAK
- a CDS encoding Gfo/Idh/MocA family oxidoreductase, whose protein sequence is MAAKEKLRIALVGCGGRGLGVRLPAILLMSDVFELAAICDVDGEKARKIGAEHGVPAYSRLQDLVAHEKLDIAAISTPADSHHAIGAYLAEHGVNLIVETPISPTLQTADVLINAVARNGVKLEIAEQYCRDPLHLIKRQAIDAGAIGDVLRVFALFQTGGYHIVSSVRMMVGDAAPIRVTGLVMDSPIPRVNVSEIRQFTTEHWTMDLVEFENGALAIMSYSSMYHGRALGRKSQTLFQVDGTTGTIVENEIHITTQAQRLSGGRATAYPIHTETREKDGVQVLERMVIETDPPLTWENPWPQYKTSPGRLAIVEEMDSIAQAVRENLPTRYDAQRARRDIEVQVAVEESGRIGRKPVDLPLKKPTIHEIEHLEKFKREYGCDPFDVEACVDVFFPKR
- a CDS encoding phytanoyl-CoA dioxygenase family protein, with the protein product MDNSDQQLQDYLFDLQGYLHLENAVSKNDVQEMNQWVDDHWEYVHGKRRRGAGDDTGAWIGHVETHTYREKDGLNFQNIIEAGAVFERLIDHPSWIDLAKRYINDDVNGISIHENFLTVRGPGGFIYIHSGGHAPRCYFTFRQHNTGAWMVGQINVLIALTDIEPGDGPTVLVPGSHKSTEIHPKLLVDDKGVVSSGTEPAGTAVGMKEMYMKAGDALFFTDSVAHGSAERMNKGYRRTVVYRYSPRFIRTRFHYVPSDGLLARLTPEQRKIIQPIPPRLPP